The Alcaligenes aquatilis genome contains the following window.
GCGCAAAATCGCCAGATTGGCCTGTTTGTGTTCCACCACTCGCTGCAAGGCCGGTTTGCGCTTGACGCTTAACATCAAATACAGCGCACACACCAAGACCAGCAGTGCGGCCACGATATAAAAAACAATAGTCACGATTGTTCATCCCGAGAAGAACCTTGCAAAAGCGCATCGGCTTGACGACGCTGCTCATCGGTCAGGGCCGTGTCATCACCGGCACGGTGTCGACGGCGCAAGGTAAAGGCATAAACCAGAAAACCGATCAACAGCAACAGGGCAGGCCCCAACCAAAGCATCACCGTGCTGGCTTTGAAAGGCGGGCGATACAAGATGAAATCACCGTAGCGGTCCACCATGTATGTACGGATTTGATCCGGGGTACGGCCCTGGCCCAGCTGTTCCATGATCTGGTGGCGCAAGTCCACGGCCAGCTCGGCACGCGAAGCCGCAATAGACTCGTTCTGGCACACCAGACAACGCAGTTCAGCCGCAATTTCCAGCATCACCGACTCCTGCGCACCTTGCACCCCCGACTGGGCTTGGGCAGACGGTAGAAAAAGCCACACACTGGCAACCAGTGCCGCCATCCATTGACGCATCATCATGGCTGCTGCTCCAAACGACGAATTAAGGGCAACAAGGTTTCCTCCATGGACTCACGCGACACGGGGCCTATGTGCTTGAAGCGCACAATGCCCTGCTTGTCGATCACAAAGGTTTCCGGCAC
Protein-coding sequences here:
- a CDS encoding cytochrome c-type biogenesis protein, with product MMMRQWMAALVASVWLFLPSAQAQSGVQGAQESVMLEIAAELRCLVCQNESIAASRAELAVDLRHQIMEQLGQGRTPDQIRTYMVDRYGDFILYRPPFKASTVMLWLGPALLLLIGFLVYAFTLRRRHRAGDDTALTDEQRRQADALLQGSSRDEQS